A single region of the Massilia sp. erpn genome encodes:
- the rplX gene encoding 50S ribosomal protein L24: MDKIRKNDEVIVLTGKDKGKRGVVQQRIDAEHVVVEGVNLAKKAVKPNPMTGVTGGIVDKTMPIHVSNVALFNAATGKADRVGFKEVDGKKVRIFKSSGEVVKG; encoded by the coding sequence ATGGATAAGATTCGCAAAAACGACGAAGTCATCGTCCTGACCGGTAAGGACAAGGGCAAACGCGGCGTGGTGCAACAGCGTATCGACGCTGAGCACGTCGTGGTGGAAGGCGTGAACCTGGCTAAGAAAGCCGTCAAGCCAAACCCGATGACTGGCGTTACTGGTGGCATCGTTGACAAGACCATGCCTATTCACGTGTCCAACGTTGCTCTGTTCAACGCTGCGACCGGTAAGGCAGATCGCGTGGGCTTCAAAGAAGTGGACGGTAAAAAAGTCCGCATCTTCAAGTCCTCCGGCGAAGTAGTGAAGGGGTAA
- the rpsM gene encoding 30S ribosomal protein S13, with amino-acid sequence MARIAGVNIPNHQHTVIGLTAIYGVGRPRAQFICAQTGVPTNKKVKDLDDSELEKLRDEVAKFVVEGDLRRELSMNIKRLMDLGCYRGMRHRKGLPVRGQRTRTNARTRKGPRKAAQSLKK; translated from the coding sequence ATGGCACGTATTGCAGGGGTTAACATCCCAAATCATCAGCACACCGTTATCGGCCTGACCGCCATCTACGGTGTTGGCCGCCCGCGCGCGCAGTTCATCTGCGCCCAAACGGGTGTACCGACCAATAAAAAGGTCAAGGACCTGGACGACAGCGAACTGGAAAAGCTGCGTGATGAAGTCGCAAAGTTCGTAGTAGAAGGCGATCTGCGCCGCGAACTGTCGATGAACATCAAGCGTCTGATGGACCTGGGCTGCTACCGCGGCATGCGTCACCGTAAGGGCCTGCCGGTCCGCGGTCAGCGCACCCGCACCAATGCACGTACCCGTAAAGGTCCGCGCAAAGCCGCTCAATCGCTGAAGAAATAA
- the rpmD gene encoding 50S ribosomal protein L30: protein MSTIKVKLVKGLIGTRQDHRATVRGLGLRRVNSVSELQDTPSVRGMITKVAYLVKVVS, encoded by the coding sequence ATGAGCACTATCAAAGTAAAACTGGTGAAGGGCCTGATCGGCACCCGTCAAGACCACCGTGCCACCGTGCGCGGCCTGGGCCTGCGTCGTGTCAACTCGGTTTCCGAGCTGCAGGACACTCCATCGGTACGCGGCATGATCACCAAGGTCGCCTACCTCGTTAAAGTCGTATCGTAA
- the rplR gene encoding 50S ribosomal protein L18, which produces MDKKESRLRRGRQTRIKIAQLKVNRLSVHRTNLHIYANLTSPDAKVLVSASTAEAEVRAELAGKSGKGGNAAAAALVGKRVAEKALKAGITEVAFDRSGFRYHGRVKALAEAAREAGLKF; this is translated from the coding sequence ATGGACAAAAAAGAATCTCGTCTGCGCCGCGGACGTCAAACCCGCATCAAGATCGCGCAATTGAAAGTGAACCGCCTGTCGGTCCACCGCACCAATCTGCACATTTACGCGAACTTGACCAGCCCAGACGCCAAAGTACTGGTTTCGGCCTCCACCGCAGAAGCGGAAGTGCGCGCCGAACTGGCTGGCAAGTCGGGCAAGGGTGGCAACGCCGCCGCTGCCGCACTGGTCGGCAAGCGTGTCGCAGAAAAAGCACTGAAAGCGGGCATCACCGAAGTCGCCTTCGACCGCTCCGGTTTCCGTTACCACGGCCGTGTCAAGGCGCTGGCTGAAGCCGCGCGTGAAGCCGGTCTGAAGTTCTAA
- the rplN gene encoding 50S ribosomal protein L14 codes for MIQTESRLEVADNTGAKEVMCIKVLGGSKRRYAGIGDVIKVTVKVAQPRGRVKKGEIYNAVVVRTAKGVRRQDGSLVKFDGNAAVLLNAKLEPIGTRIFGPVTRELRTEKFMKIVSLAPEVL; via the coding sequence ATGATTCAAACTGAAAGCCGGCTCGAAGTGGCCGACAACACCGGTGCCAAAGAAGTTATGTGCATCAAGGTGTTGGGCGGCTCCAAGCGCCGTTATGCTGGCATTGGCGACGTGATCAAAGTCACCGTTAAGGTGGCTCAGCCGCGCGGCCGTGTCAAAAAAGGTGAAATTTATAACGCCGTGGTTGTGCGTACCGCTAAAGGTGTGCGCCGCCAGGACGGTTCCCTGGTCAAGTTCGACGGCAATGCCGCCGTTCTGCTGAACGCCAAGCTGGAACCGATCGGTACCCGTATCTTTGGCCCAGTCACGCGCGAACTGCGTACTGAGAAGTTCATGAAGATCGTGTCCCTGGCACCGGAAGTCCTGTAA
- the rpmJ gene encoding 50S ribosomal protein L36, with translation MKVNASVKRICRNCKIIKRKGVVRVICVEPRHKQRQG, from the coding sequence ATGAAAGTTAACGCTTCAGTCAAGCGGATCTGCCGCAACTGCAAGATCATCAAGCGCAAAGGTGTTGTTCGCGTAATCTGCGTCGAACCACGCCATAAGCAGCGTCAAGGTTAA
- the secY gene encoding preprotein translocase subunit SecY, which yields MATNPQLAKSAAAGFPWGRLWFLLGALVVYRIGAHVPVPGIDPVQLAALFKSQEGGILGMFNMFSGGALSRFTVFALGIMPYISASIIMQLLSIVSPQMEALKKEGEAGRRKITQYTRYATVGLALFQAFGIAVALEAQPNLVLDPGLGFRFVTVVTLLTGTMFLMWLGEQITERGLGNGISIIIFAGIAAGLPGALGGLFSQVSTGSISAFSVIVIVALVALVTYGVVFVERGQRKILVNYAKRQVGNKIYGGQTSHLPLKLNMAGVIPPIFASSIILFPATIVDWFSKGADTANPVVRFLKDLAASLAPGEPIHALLYAVAIVFFCFFYTALVFNSKETAENLKKSGAFVPGIRPGEQTARYIDKILTRLTLAGAVYITLVCLLPEFMVAQWKVPFYFGGTSLLIIVVVTMDFMAQVQNYVMSQQYDSLLRKANFKGGIPTR from the coding sequence TTGGCGACTAATCCACAGCTTGCTAAAAGTGCCGCAGCCGGGTTCCCTTGGGGCCGGCTCTGGTTTTTGCTGGGCGCTCTGGTGGTGTATCGGATCGGGGCTCACGTCCCGGTTCCGGGAATCGATCCGGTACAGTTAGCCGCACTGTTTAAGTCGCAGGAAGGCGGCATCCTGGGCATGTTCAACATGTTCTCGGGTGGCGCCCTGTCGCGCTTTACGGTGTTTGCGCTGGGTATCATGCCGTACATCTCGGCCTCGATCATCATGCAGTTGCTGTCGATCGTGTCGCCGCAGATGGAAGCGCTGAAGAAAGAAGGGGAAGCGGGTCGTCGCAAGATCACCCAGTACACCCGTTACGCCACGGTTGGTCTGGCTTTGTTCCAGGCCTTCGGCATCGCGGTCGCGCTGGAAGCCCAGCCGAACCTGGTGCTCGATCCGGGCTTGGGCTTCCGCTTCGTGACCGTGGTGACGCTGTTGACCGGCACCATGTTCCTGATGTGGCTGGGGGAGCAGATTACCGAGCGTGGTCTCGGCAATGGCATCTCCATCATCATCTTCGCCGGTATCGCTGCCGGTCTGCCGGGTGCGCTGGGGGGCTTGTTCTCCCAAGTGTCGACCGGTTCGATCAGCGCCTTCTCGGTGATCGTCATCGTCGCCCTGGTTGCCCTGGTAACCTACGGCGTGGTGTTCGTGGAACGCGGTCAGCGCAAGATTCTGGTCAACTATGCCAAACGTCAGGTCGGTAACAAGATCTACGGTGGGCAGACCAGCCACCTGCCGCTTAAGCTGAATATGGCAGGCGTGATTCCGCCAATCTTCGCTTCGTCGATTATCTTGTTCCCGGCAACCATCGTGGACTGGTTTTCGAAGGGTGCCGACACCGCCAATCCGGTGGTGCGGTTCCTGAAAGATCTGGCTGCATCGCTGGCCCCCGGCGAGCCGATTCATGCATTGCTGTACGCCGTGGCCATTGTGTTCTTCTGCTTCTTCTACACCGCACTGGTGTTTAACAGCAAGGAGACCGCGGAGAACTTGAAGAAGAGTGGTGCGTTCGTGCCAGGCATCCGTCCTGGTGAGCAGACCGCCCGCTACATCGACAAGATTCTGACCCGTTTGACCCTGGCCGGCGCCGTCTACATCACCCTGGTGTGCTTGTTGCCGGAATTCATGGTGGCCCAGTGGAAGGTACCGTTCTATTTCGGTGGTACTTCTCTGTTGATTATTGTCGTGGTGACCATGGACTTCATGGCCCAGGTACAAAACTATGTGATGTCGCAGCAATATGATTCGCTGCTGCGCAAAGCTAACTTCAAGGGCGGAATTCCGACGCGATAA
- the rplO gene encoding 50S ribosomal protein L15 → MELNTIQPAAGAKHAKRRVGRGIGSGLGKTAGRGHKGQKSRSGGFHKVGFEGGQMPLQRRLPKRGFKSLNATFKAEVRLSDLNALAVGEVDILVLKQAGVLNVLARDVRVIASGEITKAVTLKGLKVTAGAKAAIEAAGGSVA, encoded by the coding sequence ATGGAATTGAATACCATTCAACCAGCAGCTGGCGCGAAACACGCTAAGCGTCGCGTTGGCCGCGGTATCGGCTCCGGCCTCGGTAAAACCGCTGGCCGTGGTCACAAAGGTCAGAAATCGCGTTCGGGCGGCTTCCACAAAGTCGGTTTCGAAGGCGGTCAGATGCCGCTGCAACGCCGTCTGCCAAAGCGCGGCTTCAAATCGCTGAACGCAACCTTCAAGGCGGAAGTTCGTCTGTCGGATCTGAACGCCCTGGCGGTCGGTGAAGTCGACATCCTGGTCCTGAAGCAAGCTGGCGTGCTGAACGTGCTGGCGCGCGATGTGCGCGTGATCGCCTCCGGCGAAATCACCAAGGCTGTCACCCTGAAAGGTCTGAAAGTGACCGCAGGCGCGAAAGCCGCCATCGAAGCTGCCGGCGGTTCGGTAGCCTGA
- the rpsH gene encoding 30S ribosomal protein S8, with amino-acid sequence MSMSDPIADMLTRIRNAQGVQKSTVAMPSSKVKVAIANVLKDEGYIEDFAVTSNEGKAELKIGLKYYVGRPVIERLERVSRPGLRVYKGKDEIPTVMNGLGVAIVSTPQGVMTDRKARATGVGGEVICFVA; translated from the coding sequence ATGAGTATGAGCGATCCTATCGCCGATATGCTGACCCGCATTCGCAACGCCCAAGGCGTGCAGAAGTCGACCGTGGCCATGCCATCGTCGAAAGTCAAAGTAGCGATTGCCAACGTCCTCAAGGACGAGGGTTACATTGAAGATTTCGCCGTGACCTCGAACGAAGGCAAGGCGGAACTGAAAATCGGTTTGAAATATTATGTAGGCCGTCCTGTTATCGAGCGCCTCGAGCGCGTGTCCCGTCCGGGCCTGCGCGTGTACAAGGGCAAGGACGAGATCCCAACCGTGATGAACGGTCTGGGTGTGGCCATCGTGTCGACTCCGCAAGGCGTCATGACCGACCGCAAAGCGCGCGCTACCGGTGTTGGTGGCGAAGTTATCTGCTTCGTGGCTTAA
- a CDS encoding DNA-directed RNA polymerase subunit alpha, translating into MQNSLLKPRIIDVEALGAGHAKVVMEPFERGYGHTLGNALRRVLLSSMIGYAPTEVTIAGVVHEYSSLDGVQEDVVDLLLNLKGVVFKVHNRDSVTLTLKKEGEGAVLASDIDLPHDVELINPDHVIAHLTAGGKLDMQIKVEKGRGYVPGNVRRLSEDTNKTIGRIILDASFSPVRRVSYAVESARVEQRTDLDKLIINIETNGVITPEEAIRQSARVLVDQLNVFAALEGTEAAAEAPSRAPLVDPILLRPVDDLELTVRSANCLKAENIYYIGDLIQRTENELLKTPNLGRKSLNEIKEVLASRGLTLGMKLENWPPAGLEK; encoded by the coding sequence ATGCAAAACAGTTTGTTGAAACCACGTATTATCGACGTCGAAGCCCTGGGCGCCGGCCACGCAAAAGTCGTGATGGAGCCGTTCGAGCGCGGCTACGGCCACACCCTCGGCAACGCCCTGCGCCGCGTTCTGCTGTCCTCGATGATCGGCTACGCGCCGACCGAAGTGACCATCGCCGGCGTCGTGCACGAGTACTCCTCGCTGGACGGCGTGCAAGAAGACGTGGTCGACCTGCTGCTGAACCTGAAGGGCGTGGTGTTCAAGGTGCATAACCGCGACTCCGTCACCCTGACCCTGAAGAAAGAAGGCGAAGGCGCCGTGCTGGCTTCGGACATCGATCTGCCGCACGATGTGGAACTGATCAATCCGGACCACGTGATCGCCCACCTGACCGCCGGCGGCAAACTGGACATGCAGATCAAGGTCGAAAAAGGCCGCGGCTATGTGCCGGGCAATGTGCGCCGTCTGTCGGAAGACACCAACAAGACCATCGGCCGTATCATCCTGGACGCTTCGTTCTCGCCAGTGCGCCGCGTGTCCTACGCCGTGGAATCGGCCCGTGTGGAACAGCGTACCGACCTGGACAAGCTGATCATCAATATTGAAACCAATGGCGTGATCACCCCGGAAGAAGCGATCCGTCAATCGGCCCGCGTGCTGGTTGACCAGCTGAACGTGTTCGCCGCCCTGGAAGGCACCGAAGCCGCCGCCGAAGCGCCATCGCGCGCGCCGCTGGTCGATCCGATCCTGCTGCGTCCAGTGGACGACCTGGAACTGACCGTGCGTTCGGCCAACTGCCTGAAAGCCGAAAACATTTACTACATCGGCGACCTGATCCAGCGCACCGAAAACGAGCTGCTGAAGACCCCGAACCTGGGCCGCAAGTCGCTCAACGAAATCAAGGAAGTGCTGGCTTCGCGCGGCCTGACCTTGGGCATGAAACTCGAGAACTGGCCACCTGCCGGTCTGGAGAAGTAA
- the rpsE gene encoding 30S ribosomal protein S5: MAKMQAKMQSDKPDDGMREKMIAINRVTKVVKGGRIMGFAALTVVGDGDGRIGMGKGKSKEVPVGVQKAMEEARRNLIKVPLKNGTLQHTVTGRHGASRVMMSPAKPGTGVIAGGAMRAIFDVMGVTDVVAKSTGSNNPYNLVRATLDGLSKMSTPAEIAAKRGKSVEDILA; this comes from the coding sequence ATGGCAAAAATGCAAGCAAAAATGCAAAGCGACAAGCCGGATGACGGCATGCGCGAAAAAATGATCGCGATCAACCGCGTGACCAAAGTGGTCAAGGGTGGTCGTATCATGGGCTTCGCGGCGCTGACCGTGGTTGGTGACGGCGATGGCCGCATCGGCATGGGCAAGGGCAAGTCGAAAGAGGTACCGGTCGGTGTGCAGAAGGCAATGGAAGAAGCCCGCCGCAACCTGATCAAAGTACCGCTGAAAAACGGCACCCTGCAGCACACCGTGACCGGCCGTCATGGCGCCTCGCGCGTGATGATGAGCCCGGCCAAGCCAGGTACCGGCGTGATCGCTGGTGGCGCTATGCGCGCAATCTTCGACGTGATGGGCGTGACCGACGTGGTGGCCAAATCCACCGGTTCGAACAACCCGTACAACCTGGTGCGCGCCACCCTGGACGGCCTGTCGAAAATGAGCACTCCTGCCGAGATCGCTGCCAAACGCGGCAAATCGGTGGAAGACATCCTGGCTTAA
- the rpsD gene encoding 30S ribosomal protein S4 gives MARYIGPKAKLSRREGTDLFLKSARRSLDSKCKLDIKPGQHGVKSGARTSDYGNQLREKQKVKRMYGILERQFRRYFAEADRRKGNTGETLLSLLETRLDNVAYRMGFGSTRAEARQLVSHKAFTVNGNVVNIASYVVKTGDVIAVREKAKKQTRIVEALSLAEQVGMPSWVSVDAKKMEGTFKSLPERNEIANDVNESLIVELYSR, from the coding sequence GTGGCACGTTATATCGGACCAAAAGCAAAACTGTCCCGCCGTGAAGGCACTGACCTGTTCCTGAAGAGCGCCCGTCGCTCGCTGGACTCCAAATGCAAACTGGACATCAAGCCAGGCCAGCACGGCGTGAAATCCGGCGCCCGTACCTCGGACTACGGCAACCAGCTGCGCGAAAAGCAAAAAGTGAAACGTATGTACGGCATCCTGGAACGTCAGTTCCGCCGCTACTTCGCTGAAGCCGACCGCCGCAAAGGCAACACCGGTGAAACCCTGCTGTCCCTGCTGGAAACCCGCCTGGACAACGTGGCCTACCGCATGGGCTTCGGCTCGACCCGCGCTGAAGCGCGTCAGCTGGTCTCGCACAAAGCCTTCACCGTGAACGGCAATGTGGTGAACATCGCTTCCTACGTCGTGAAAACCGGCGACGTGATCGCCGTGCGCGAAAAAGCCAAGAAACAGACCCGTATCGTCGAGGCCCTGTCCCTGGCCGAACAAGTCGGCATGCCATCGTGGGTGTCCGTGGATGCCAAGAAAATGGAAGGTACCTTCAAGTCCCTGCCAGAGCGTAACGAAATCGCCAACGACGTCAACGAATCGCTGATCGTCGAGCTGTACTCGCGTTAA
- the rpsK gene encoding 30S ribosomal protein S11, which translates to MAKQQSSAAAARVRKKVKKNVAEGIAHVHASFNNTIITITDRQGNALSWATSGGAGFKGSRKSTPFAAQVAAEAAGKVAVECGVKNLEVRIKGPGPGRESAVRALNNLGIKITEIQDVTPVPHNGCRPPKRRRI; encoded by the coding sequence ATGGCTAAGCAACAAAGCAGCGCAGCAGCAGCGCGCGTTCGTAAGAAGGTCAAAAAGAACGTCGCTGAAGGTATCGCTCACGTTCACGCTTCGTTCAACAACACCATCATCACCATCACCGACCGTCAGGGCAACGCTCTGTCGTGGGCGACCTCCGGTGGCGCTGGCTTCAAGGGTTCGCGTAAATCGACCCCGTTCGCAGCGCAGGTGGCTGCCGAAGCCGCTGGTAAAGTGGCGGTGGAATGCGGCGTGAAGAACCTGGAAGTGCGTATCAAGGGCCCAGGTCCTGGTCGTGAATCCGCGGTTCGCGCACTGAACAACCTGGGCATCAAGATCACCGAGATCCAGGACGTGACCCCAGTGCCGCACAACGGCTGCCGTCCTCCTAAGCGTCGTCGTATCTAA
- the rpsN gene encoding 30S ribosomal protein S14 has product MAKLALINREQKRVALAEKFAAKRASLKAIIDDQSKSEEERYEARLKLQALPRNSNPTRQRNRCVVTGRPRGTFRKFGLGRIKLREFAMRGEIPGMTKASW; this is encoded by the coding sequence ATGGCAAAACTCGCACTGATTAACCGTGAGCAGAAACGCGTGGCCCTGGCTGAGAAATTCGCCGCCAAGCGCGCTTCGCTGAAGGCCATCATTGATGACCAGTCCAAGTCGGAAGAAGAGCGTTACGAAGCGCGCCTGAAACTGCAGGCCCTGCCACGTAACTCGAACCCGACCCGTCAACGCAACCGTTGCGTCGTGACCGGTCGTCCACGCGGCACCTTCCGTAAATTCGGTCTGGGCCGTATCAAACTCCGTGAATTCGCCATGCGTGGTGAGATCCCGGGTATGACTAAAGCCAGCTGGTAA
- the rplF gene encoding 50S ribosomal protein L6, with protein sequence MSRVAKMPIAVPAGAEVAISAQAITVKGPLGTLSQSLNGLVKVENNAGTLTFDVANDSREANAMSGTLRALVNNMVTGVTKGFEKKLSLVGVGYKAQAAGDKLNLSLGFSHPVVHAMPTGVKVATPTPTEIVISGIDRQKVGQVAAEVRAYRSPEPYKGKGVRYVDEVVKLKETKKK encoded by the coding sequence ATGTCTCGTGTAGCTAAAATGCCGATCGCAGTGCCGGCTGGCGCCGAAGTCGCCATCTCCGCGCAAGCGATCACCGTGAAGGGTCCGCTGGGCACCCTGAGCCAGAGCCTGAACGGCCTGGTGAAAGTGGAAAACAACGCCGGTACCCTGACGTTCGACGTGGCCAATGACAGCCGCGAAGCGAACGCCATGTCCGGCACCCTGCGCGCCCTGGTAAACAATATGGTTACCGGCGTCACCAAGGGCTTCGAGAAGAAGCTGAGCCTGGTTGGCGTGGGTTACAAGGCGCAAGCCGCTGGCGACAAGCTGAACCTGTCGCTGGGCTTCTCCCACCCGGTCGTTCACGCGATGCCAACCGGCGTCAAAGTGGCAACCCCGACCCCGACCGAAATCGTGATCAGCGGCATCGATCGCCAAAAGGTTGGCCAGGTGGCCGCCGAAGTTCGTGCTTACCGCTCCCCAGAGCCTTACAAAGGCAAGGGTGTCCGCTATGTGGACGAAGTGGTTAAGCTTAAAGAAACCAAGAAGAAGTAA
- the rplQ gene encoding 50S ribosomal protein L17, giving the protein MRHRHGLRKLNRTSSHRLAMLRNMTVSLLRHEAIKTTLPKAKELRRVIEPILTLGKTDTLANKRLAFSRLRDREMVLKLFAELGPRYANRNGGYLRILKMGFRVGDNAPMAYVELLDRPEVTAVEDAPTAE; this is encoded by the coding sequence ATGCGTCACCGTCACGGCCTTCGTAAACTGAACCGTACCTCGTCCCACCGTCTGGCAATGCTGCGCAACATGACTGTTTCGCTGCTGCGTCACGAAGCGATCAAAACCACCCTGCCAAAGGCCAAGGAACTGCGCCGCGTTATCGAGCCGATCCTGACCCTGGGCAAGACCGACACCCTGGCCAACAAGCGTCTGGCCTTCAGCCGCCTGCGCGACCGCGAAATGGTTCTGAAGCTGTTCGCTGAACTGGGCCCACGCTACGCAAACCGCAACGGCGGCTACCTGCGTATCCTGAAAATGGGTTTCCGCGTTGGCGACAACGCTCCAATGGCTTATGTTGAGCTGCTGGACCGTCCTGAAGTCACCGCAGTGGAAGACGCTCCTACTGCCGAGTAA
- the rplE gene encoding 50S ribosomal protein L5, with translation MARLQQFYKDKVVADLTEKFGYKSVMEVPRLTKITLNMGLSEAVADKKIIEHAVGDLTKIAGQKPVITKARKAIAGFKIREGYPIGTMVTLRGARMYEFLDRFITVALPRVRDFRGVSGRSFDGRGNYNIGVKEQIIFPEIEYDKIDALRGMNISITTTAKTDDEAKALLAAFKFPFRN, from the coding sequence ATGGCCCGTCTGCAACAATTTTATAAAGACAAGGTCGTTGCCGATCTGACCGAGAAATTCGGTTACAAATCGGTAATGGAAGTGCCGCGCCTGACCAAGATCACCCTGAACATGGGTCTCTCGGAAGCCGTAGCCGACAAGAAGATCATCGAGCACGCTGTTGGCGACCTGACCAAGATCGCCGGTCAAAAGCCAGTGATCACCAAGGCCCGTAAGGCTATCGCCGGTTTCAAAATCCGCGAAGGCTACCCGATCGGTACCATGGTGACCCTGCGCGGCGCCCGCATGTATGAGTTCCTGGACCGTTTCATCACCGTGGCCCTGCCGCGCGTGCGTGACTTCCGTGGCGTGTCCGGCCGTTCCTTCGATGGCCGCGGCAACTACAACATCGGTGTGAAAGAGCAGATCATCTTCCCGGAAATCGAGTACGACAAGATCGACGCGCTGCGTGGTATGAACATCTCGATCACCACCACCGCCAAGACCGACGACGAAGCCAAAGCGCTCCTCGCCGCCTTTAAATTCCCGTTCAGGAACTAA
- the infA gene encoding translation initiation factor IF-1: MAKDDVIQMQGEILENLPNATFRVKLENGHVVLGHISGKMRMNYIRILPGDKVTVELTPYDLSRARIVFRTK, translated from the coding sequence ATGGCAAAAGACGACGTCATACAGATGCAAGGCGAGATCCTCGAGAATCTGCCTAATGCAACATTTCGAGTGAAGCTGGAAAACGGCCACGTGGTGTTAGGCCACATTTCGGGTAAAATGCGCATGAATTACATCCGCATTCTCCCTGGCGACAAGGTCACGGTGGAGTTGACGCCGTACGACCTGAGCCGGGCCCGTATTGTGTTCCGGACCAAGTAA